A genome region from Vicia villosa cultivar HV-30 ecotype Madison, WI unplaced genomic scaffold, Vvil1.0 ctg.000011F_1_1, whole genome shotgun sequence includes the following:
- the LOC131621755 gene encoding protein STRICTOSIDINE SYNTHASE-LIKE 13, whose translation MEKRNLLKDEIFLQHPYILSIIIILSFVVMDPFHMGPVSQHEFKPVKHDIAPYKKVMENWPRDNMSRLGIHGKLEFENQVFGPESLEFDNMGRGPYTGLADGRVVRWMGEEHGWETFAIVTSNWTEKICMRGNDSTTSKQWKHEKTCGRPLGLRFDQKSGYLYIADAYYGLLMVGPNGGLATPLATHIEGKPILFANDLDIHKNGSIFFTDTSKRYNRVAHFFILLEGEATGRLLRYDPSTKTTSVVLDGLAFPNGVQISKDQSFLIFTETTNCRLMKLWIEGSKSGLVEHVADLPGFPDNVRINEKGQFWVAIDCCRTGAQEVLSNNPWLRSIYFRLPIRMSILAKVMGMKMYTLITLLDDKGKILEVLEDREGQVMKLVSEVKEEKGKLWIGTVAHNYISTLPYP comes from the exons ATGGAGAAGAGAAACTTACTAAAAGATGAAATATTTCTTCAACACCCTTATATTCTTtctattattataattttgagttttgttgtgaTGGATCCTTTTCATATGGGTCCAGTATCGCAACATGAATTTAAACCAGTGAAACACGACATCGCACCGTATAAAAAAGTCATGGAAAATTGGCCTAGGGATAACATGAGTAGGCTAGGAATTCATGGAAAATTAGAATTTGAAAATCAAGTATTTGGACCAGAATCACTCGAGTTTGATAACATGGGTCGTGGCCCTTACACCGGTTTAGCTGATGGCCGCGTTGTTCGATGGATGGGGGAAGAACATGGTTGGGAAACATTTGCCATTGTTACGTCCAATTG gaCTGAAAAAATTTGCATGAGAGGAAATGATTCAACGACATCAAAGCAATGGAAGCATGAGAAAACATGTGGGCGTCCCCTTGGTTTGAGATTTGACCAAAAGAGTGGATATTTATATATAGCAGATGCATATTATGGTCTTCTTATGGTTGGACCAAATGGAGGGTTAGCTACACCATTGGCAACCCATATTGAAGGGAAGCCTATTCTTTTTGCAAATGACCTTGATATTCATAAGAATGGATCCATCTTCTTCACAGACACCAGCAAAAGATACAATCGAGT TGCacacttttttatattattggaAGGAGAAGCAACAGGTAGGCTTCTAAGATATGATCCTTCAACCAAAACAACCTCAGTTGTCCTAGATGGTCTTGCTTTTCCTAATGGAGTGCAAATTTCTAAAGATCAATCATTTCTCATATTTACTGAAACCACTAATTGCAG GCTAATGAAGCTTTGGATAGAAGGTTCTAAATCTGGATTGGTGGAACATGTAGCCGACCTTCCAGGATTTCCAGACAATGTAAGAATAAATGAAAAAGGACAATTTTGGGTGGCAATCGATTGTTGTCGCACTGGCGCTCAAGAAGTTTTGAGCAATAATCCATGGTTGAGGAGTATTTACTTTCGCTTGCCTATAAGGATGAGCATATTGGCAAAAGTGATGGGGATGAAAATGTACACTCTAATTACACTTCTAGATGATAAAGGAAAAATTCTTGAAGTGCTTGAAGATCGAGAAGGCCAAGTGATGAAATTGGTAAGCGAAGTTAAAGAGGAAAAAGGAAAGCTTTGGATTGGAACGGTAGCTCATAACTACATCTCAACCTTACCTTACCCTTAA
- the LOC131621908 gene encoding receptor-like protein 35, with protein MVKKIPTNFVSSLHSLLAIITAILYLIPSQIHSLTLKDDINSLREITNAIDPNSIAPYSYIRSWDFRVDPCESKGSQFLGILCNLPLDNSSSRITAIDLDGIGYEGFLPPAIGNLTELTMLNLNNNKFRGPIPETIGKLRKLTRLSVSDNFFTGVIPREIGELKKLQYIDLSMNRFSGTIPYDMTSLRSLTYLSLSNNNFAGRIQNLTGLWQLNTLDISFNQFFGDLPNLPVSLRNIYFNHNIFSGHVTPLKNLIHLRWLDISDNRLSGAIQRDIFSLRRVIHLNISFNRFTSMDVINYSGQGPQLYLLEAQGNNLRGNLPINLVRFTNLTIINLSNNQFHGLIPKEYGQKLRTSWRRLYLDHNFLTGKPPLEFTHTSTNVKVSLGNNCLDCPTNVVLCRGGQRPGTECPGQHNI; from the coding sequence ATGGTGAAAAAAATACCTACTAATTTTGTCTCATCTCTTCATTCTCTTTTAGCCATAATAACCGCAATTTTATATCTTATACCATCACAAATTCACTCATTAACTCTCAAAGATGACATTAATTCCCTTCGTGAAATAACAAATGCCATTGATCCTAATTCAATTGCTCCATATTCTTATATTCGCAGTTGGGACTTCAGAGTTGACCCATGTGAAAGCAAGGGTTCCCAATTTCTTGGAATATTATGTAATTTGCCTTTAGATAACTCTTCTAGTAGAATAACAGCAATCGATCTTGATGGAATTGGTTATGAAGGATTCTTACCACCAGCTATTGGAAACTTAACGGAGCTAACAATGTTAAATCTCAATAATAACAAGTTTAGAGGACCAATACCTGAAACCATTGGAAAATTGAGAAAACTCACTAGACTCTCGGTATCAGATAACTTTTTTACTGGTGTCATTCCACGAGAAATCGGTGAACTTAAGAAACTTCAGTATATTGACCTTTCAATGAATAGGTTTTCAGGAACAATCCCTTATGATATGACAAGTTTGAGAAGCTTAACATACTTGAGTTTATCTAACAATAATTTTGCAGGTAGAATTCAGAACCTCACCGGGTTATGGCAATTGAACACATTAGACATTAGTTTCAATCAATTCTTTGGTGATCTACCAAATCTTCCAGTGAGTTTAAGAAATATTTATTTCAATCATAATATATTTTCAGGACATGTGACACCTCTAAAGAATCTCATACACCTTAGATGGTTAGATATAAGTGACAATAGACTTTCAGGAGCTATACAAAGAGACATTTTCTCCTTAAGACGGGTTATTCACCTTAATATTTCTTTTAACAGATTTACATCAATGGATGTTATTAATTATTCTGGACAAGGGCCACAACTTTACTTACTTGAGGCTCAAGGAAACAATTTGAGGGGTAATTTGCCTATAAATTTGGTGAGATTCACAAACTTGACTATTATAAATTTATCAAATAATCAATTTCATGGTCTTATTCCAAAAGAATATGGACAAAAACTAAGGACATCATGGAGACGATTGTACTTGGATCATAACTTTCTTACGGGAAAACCTCCATTAGAGTTTACTCACACATCAACAAATGTTAAAGTAAGTCTTGGAAACAACTGTCTCGATTGCCCAACAAATGTTGTTCTCTGTCGTGGAGGACAAAGACCAGGAACAGAATGTCCTGGCCAACACAACATATGA